A DNA window from Clavibacter sepedonicus contains the following coding sequences:
- a CDS encoding IS481-like element IS1121 family transposase, translating to MSHGNARLTVHGRVLLVRRVVEDRRPVAHVARELGVSRQCAHRWVNRFRAEGLRGLTDRSSRPRSVPRRTSPERERAVLEARAQLRAGPARLAPVTGVPSRTISRILRRHGAPPLAWLDPVTGAVIRASRSTAHRYEHEHPGDLIHVDVKKLGRIPDGGGWRVHGRSEQVRGRGIGFDYVHAAVDDHTRLAYAEIHPDEKGATAAGFLTRAAAYFAGRGITRIERVITDNAFAYRHSTAFKNAVQDLGARQKFIRPHCPWQNGKVERFNRTLATEWAYRQPFTSNQHRADALDPFIEHYNTERIHSSHGLTPAARVSPTS from the coding sequence ATGTCCCACGGTAATGCTCGTCTGACGGTTCACGGGAGGGTTCTCCTCGTGCGGCGGGTGGTGGAGGATCGTCGGCCGGTCGCGCACGTCGCGCGGGAGCTGGGGGTGTCGCGGCAGTGCGCGCATCGATGGGTGAACCGGTTCCGTGCCGAGGGGCTGCGAGGGCTGACGGATCGGTCATCGCGGCCCCGGTCAGTACCGAGGCGAACGAGCCCGGAGCGGGAACGGGCCGTGCTGGAAGCGCGGGCCCAGTTGCGGGCGGGTCCTGCGCGGCTGGCGCCGGTGACAGGTGTTCCATCCCGTACGATCTCCCGCATCCTGCGCCGGCACGGGGCGCCGCCGTTGGCATGGTTGGACCCCGTCACCGGGGCCGTGATCCGGGCATCCCGGTCAACGGCGCACCGGTATGAGCACGAGCATCCGGGTGATCTGATCCACGTGGACGTGAAGAAGCTCGGGAGGATCCCGGACGGAGGCGGCTGGCGGGTCCACGGGCGCAGCGAGCAGGTCCGCGGCCGCGGGATCGGGTTCGATTACGTCCATGCCGCGGTCGATGACCACACCCGTCTCGCCTACGCGGAGATCCATCCCGATGAGAAAGGCGCGACCGCGGCCGGGTTCCTGACCCGCGCAGCGGCGTACTTCGCCGGGCGCGGGATCACCCGGATCGAGCGGGTCATCACGGACAACGCGTTCGCCTACCGGCACTCGACCGCGTTCAAGAACGCCGTCCAGGACCTGGGCGCGCGGCAGAAGTTCATCCGCCCGCACTGCCCCTGGCAGAACGGCAAGGTCGAGCGCTTCAACCGGACCCTCGCGACCGAGTGGGCCTACCGGCAACCCTTCACCAGCAACCAACACCGGGCCGACGCGCTTGACCCCTTCATCGAGCACTACAACACTGAACGAATCCACTCAAGCCACGGGCTCACGCCCGCGGCCCGAGTGTCACCAACGTCATGA